A region of the Streptomyces durocortorensis genome:
CGGCACCGGAGCCGAGGTCACTCCCTTCGCCGTCATCTCCGACCCCGCCACCGGCAAGAAGTACCCCCTGGCCGACTACGCGCTCACGCCCAGCGTGGCCATCATCGATCCCCTCCTCACCACCGTCCTGCCCCCGGCCCTCGCTGCCGACAGCGGCTTCGACGCCCTCACGCACGCCGTCGAGGCGTACGTGTCGGTCTACGCCGACGACTTCACCGACGGTCTCGCGCTGCACGCCATCCGCCTGGTCTTCGACCACCTGGAGGCAGCGGTCACCGACCGCGAGGGCGCCCCGGAAGCACGGGAGAAGATGCACAACGCCGGCACCATCGCCGGTATGGCCTTCGGCAACGCCTTTCTCGGCATCGTCCACGCCATGTCCCACACCCTCGGCGCGACCTTCCACATCGCGCACGGGCGCACCAACGCCGTACTGCTCCCCCACGTCATCCGCTACAACGGCACCATCCCGACGAAGCCGACCGGCTGGCCCAAGTACGAGGACTACCGCGCTCCCGAACGGTTCCAGGACATAGCCCGCGCCTTGGGCCTGCCCGCCACCACCCCGGCCGAGGGCGTGGAGTCCCTCGCCGCTGCCGTCGAGCGCCTGCGCGACGCCGTCGGCATCGAGCCGACGTTCAAGACGCTGGGGGTCGACGAACGAGCTTTCCTGGACGCGCTGCCGCAGCAGGCCCTCAACGCCTACGAGGACCAGTGCGCACCGGCCAACCCCCGCACGCCGATGCTGGACGACATGCGGGAGCTGATGCGCACGGCCTACTACGGCTGAACACGGGGCGGTCATCTCCGCGCGGAAGCAGCTGCCAGGGTTCCTCCGTGGGACAACGGCGACCGCCGGAGGCGGGCCGCGTGCGCTCCTCTGGTCCGGGCGCGCTCCGAGCCGGCCCAGGGCCTGCAGCGGGAGATCCGCACACGGCGCCTGGCCGGCCCTTCCGCGCGCCGGCCGTCGGGGCCGGCTCGGTCGGCCGTACCGGGATCATCAAGCCCAAGGGGGCCACCGGCCCGCTGCCGGTCGTCATCTACATCCACGGCGCCGGCTGGGTCTTCTACGACGAGAAGACGCACGACTTCGCGTCGCTCTGGTCGAGCAGTTCAAGGGAACTCGGGTACATCGCGGAAATGAGAGGAACTCACCACCAAACTCCGTCAAGTCAATCGCCAAGGTACTCGATCGCCCCCTCCACCGGCCATGTCATCAGAAGGTCGCCGCGTAAGCGGGAGCGAACACCGTTACAGGTCAGCGCGCGTACGCATCCGCTCCAAACCCTTCCTGGCTCCTGGGTCTCCGCGCGGGAGCGAGGGGCAGGCCGGCTGCCCGGTCCTCCTCGGCGCACAGGCCGACCGCACGGGCGGGCAGGCCACTGCTAGCGTGGCGAAGCGTGGATGACAGCGTGTACGTGGGCAACGCGGGCAAGGACGCGGCTCTGGACCGAGGGTGGCTACTCGGACACTTCAAGGACGTGGACGATCCGCGCCACAGCCAAGCTGTGGAGATCAAGTGGGGTGTCCACCCCCGCGGCGACGAGCGAGCACAGTGGGTCGAGGACGAGAGACGGACAGCCCTCCTGGTCCTCGTCAGTGGGCGCTTCCGGGTCGATTTCCCCGGCCACAGCGTTCTTCTGGAAGAGCAAGGTGACTACGTCGTGTGGGGACGGGATATCGGTCACTCGTGGTTCGCAGAGGAAGAGTCGGTGCTGCTGACCGTTCGCTGGCCGTCAGTGCCCGGATACGCCGTGCCGGAAGGGAAGCGGGGCCCGCTGCCGAACTAGGGCTTGTCGTCGAACTGCCGTCGCCCGGGGCGTTCCTCCCTGTGCAGCCCGTGCGGGCGACGCACGCCTCAAGCCCTGCCCGCGAGCACCGGGCAGCGGTCGCTACCGTCGCCGTTCCTCAGGAACGTGATCGAGTCGGCGGGGAACGTGTACGCGAAGTTGTCCGAGATCCCGGTCAGGGCTTCGCGGGGGGGGCGACGGGAGTCGCTGTCTCACCGTTCTCGGCGGACGGGCCGGCCGCCAGGGTCGTCACCGCCGCCCGGGAGGCCACCCTCGTTCCGGGGAGCGTCTCCTCGTCTCCGGCACCGCGTTCGACCTCCGCCGGCCACCCAGGCTCTCCGAGGCACTGGCCCGCGCCGAGCGTCGGCCCATGGCAGCGGGCATGGGGTACGACCACGACTTCGTACTGCCCCCGGACGGCGACGGCACGCTGCGCCGGGCAGCCGTCCTCCATGCGCCGGCCAGGGGCCGGTGCGTGGAGGTGTTCACCACCGAGCCCGGCCTGCACGTCTACACGGCCGGACAGTTCGGCGGAACCGTCGTCGGCAAAGGCGGAGCGCCCTACCGGGCGGGTGCCGGCATCGCGTTGGAGACCCAGCACTTCCCCGACGCCCCGAACCGACCCCGCGGCCCGTCCACGGTGCTCCGGACCGGCGACGAGTACCGGTCGATGACGGTCCTACGTTTCGGTGTCCGCGACTGACCGCGCAGGCACATGCCGTGGTGGCTGTGCCCGCCGGTCGACCATCGGCGGGGAGAGCCACCACGGGTGGAGTCAGACGCCCGCTCTGCGCCTGTTCCACACGTCGAATCCGACCGCCGCGAGCAGCACGAGGCCCTTGATGACCTGCTGCCAGTCGGTGCCCACCCCGACCAGGTTCATGCCGTTGTTGAGCACGCCGAGGACCAGGCCGCCGATGATGGCGCCGGCCACGGTCCCCACGCCACCGCTCATCGAAGCCCCGCCGATGAACGCGGCGGCGATGGCCTCCAGTTCGAAGTTCACGCCCGCCTTGGGCGAGGCCGCGTTGAAGCGGGCCGCGAACACGAGCCCGGCGAGCGCCGCGAGCATTCCCATGTTGAGGAACACCGCGAAGGTCACCTTCTTGTCCTTGACCCCGGACAGCTTCGCAGCGGGCAGGTTTCCGCCCACCGCGTACACGTGGCGGCCGATCACCGCGTTGCGCATCACGTAGCCGAAGCCGACCAGCAGGACAGCCAGGATCAGGAGTACGACAGGAGCGCCCTTGTAGCTGGCGAGCAACAGGGTCGTGACCAGTACGGCGGCGACCAGTGCCGTCACCTTCAGTGCGAAGAGGCCGGTGGGGAGCGACTCCAGTGCGAACTCCCGCCGGCGTCGACGGTCTCGCACCTCCTGGAAGACGACGAAGGCGATCAGTCCCAAGCCGAGGAGGAGAGTCAGGTTGTGGTAGTTGGTCGGCGGCCCCGCTTCCGGCAGGAAACCGTTGGCGACCTTTTGCAGCCCCTCCGGGAACGGGCCGAGTGTCTGGCCCTGGAGGAAGATCTCCGTAAGACCCCGGAACAGAAGCATGCCGGCGAGCGTCACGATGAACGACGGTATGCCCACGTACGCGATGAAGAACCCTTGGAGCGCGCCCGCGACGGCCCCCAGCAGGAGGGCGAGGATCACCGCGACGGGCCAGGAGATGTGGTGCTCGACCATGAGCACGGCCCCCACGCCACCTACCAGGGCCATCAGCGAGCCCACTGACAGGTCGATGTGCCCGGAGATGATGACCATCATCATGCCGATGGCCAGGATGAGGATGTAGCTGTTCTGCAGCACCAGGTTGGAAACGTTGCGCGGCAGCAGGAGGTCTCCTCCCGTCCACACCTGGAACAGAAGCACGATCAGGCCGAGCGCCAGGAGCATTCCGTACTGGCGCATGTTCCGCCGGACGCCGTCCAGGAGCACACGAGCCACCTGCGCCCCGGCGGGCCGGGCAGCGCCGTCCCCCGGGGGCGCCGGAGCGGTCGCCTTCGTGGTGGCGGGGGTGCTCATTCCTGATGTCCTTCGCTGGGGGTGGCGGTGCCTGCGCCGACTGCCGACGGTGTGGGGATGTCCTGCGTCATGTGCCGCATCAGTACTTCCTGGGTGGCGTCCTCGCGGGCGACTTCGCCGGTCAACCGGCCGGCCGCCATGGTGTAGACCCGGTCGCACATGCCGAGCAGTTCGGGCAGCTCGGAGGAGATGAGGAGGATGGCCTTGCCCTCGGCGGCGAGACGGTCGATCACGGTGTAGATCTCGAACTTGGCCCCCACGTCGACGCCGCGTGTGGGCTCGTCGAGGATGAGTACATCGGGTCCGGCAAGGATCCACTTGCTCAGAACGACCTTCTGCTGGTTGCCGCCGGAAAGCCGGCCGACCGGTTCGAGGACGTTCGGAGCCTTGATGCCCATGGTCCGCCGGTACCGTTCGGCGACTCTGCGCTCCTCGTGGGCGTCGACGATGCCCCGTCGGGCGAGCGTGCGGAAGGACGCGAGCGAGATGTTCCGGCTCACGGAGTCCTCCAGGTTGAGGCCGTAGCGCTTGCGGTCCTCGGTGACGTACGCGATGCCGTTGGCAACCGCTTCGGGAACCGTGCGGGTGCGCACCGCTCGGCCGTCCTTGAGAACGGTCCCCTGCTCGTAGCGGCCGTAGGAGCGGCCGAAGACGCTCATCGCGAGTTCCGTCCGGCCGGCGCCCATGAGCCCCGCGACGCCGACGATCTCGCCGCGGCGGGCCTGGAGCGAGACCCGGTCGACGACCTTGCGGCTGTGGTCCAGGGGGTGGCGTACGGTCCAGTCCCGGATCTCCAGGACCGGGTTGACGTCCGCCGGGCCCTTGTACGGGGTGCGGTCGGGAAATCGGCTGTCCAGGTTCCGCCCCACCATGCCTCGGATGATGCGGTCCTCGGTGGTGGCCGGGTCCCTGACGTCCAAGGTCTCGATGGAGTGTCCGTCGCGCAGGATGGTCACGGTGTCGGCGATCTGCGCGATCTCGTTGAGCTTGTGCGAAATGATGATGGAAGTAATGCCCTGGTCCTTCAGTTCCCGCATCAGCCGCAACAGTTTCGCGCTGTCCTCGTCGTTGAGGGCGGCGGTGGGTTCGTCGAGGATCAGCAGCCGGACGTTCTTCGCCAGCGCCTTCGCGATCTCCACAAGCTGCTGCTTGCCGACGCCGATGTCGGCCACCCGGGTCTCGGGGTGCTCGTCGAGGCCGACGCGCCGCAGCAGCTCGGCGGCACGCCGCAGTACTTCGCGCCAGTCGATGACGCCTCGCCGCGACGGCTCGTTGCCGAGGAAGATGTTCTCGGCGATGGACAGGTAGGGAACGAGTGCGAGTTCCTGATGGATGATGACGATGCCGTGCCGCTCACTGGCCCTGATGTCCTTGAAGCGGCACGGTTCGCCGTCGAAAAGAACCTCGCCCTCGTAGGTCCCGTGCGGATGCACGCCGGACAGGACCTTCATCAGCGTCGACTTGCCCGCGCCGTTCTCTCCGCACAGGGCGTGAACCTCGCCGCGCTTCACGGACAGGGTCACGTCCGACAGAGCTCTGACGCCGGGGAAGGTCTTGACGATGGCCCGCATCTCCAGCACGGGGCGGGCCGCAGGCCTGTGCGAGGACGAGGGCGAGGAGAATGCGGCGGAGCTCAACGGAGATCCTCGGCCTTGATGTAGCCGGAGTCGACCAGAACCTTCCGGTAGTTCGCCTTGTCGACGCTGACCGGGTCGAGCAGGTAGGCCGGAACCACCTTCTTGCCGTTGTCGTAGGTGCTGTCGTCATTGACCTCGGGCTTCTTGCCGTCGAGGACGGCGGTCACCATGTTCGCGGCGACCTTCGCCAGTGCGCGGGTGTCCTTGTAGACGGTCTGGGTCTGCTGATTCGCGATGATCGACTTCACGGACGCGACCTCG
Encoded here:
- the mmsB gene encoding multiple monosaccharide ABC transporter permease, whose protein sequence is MSTPATTKATAPAPPGDGAARPAGAQVARVLLDGVRRNMRQYGMLLALGLIVLLFQVWTGGDLLLPRNVSNLVLQNSYILILAIGMMMVIISGHIDLSVGSLMALVGGVGAVLMVEHHISWPVAVILALLLGAVAGALQGFFIAYVGIPSFIVTLAGMLLFRGLTEIFLQGQTLGPFPEGLQKVANGFLPEAGPPTNYHNLTLLLGLGLIAFVVFQEVRDRRRRREFALESLPTGLFALKVTALVAAVLVTTLLLASYKGAPVVLLILAVLLVGFGYVMRNAVIGRHVYAVGGNLPAAKLSGVKDKKVTFAVFLNMGMLAALAGLVFAARFNAASPKAGVNFELEAIAAAFIGGASMSGGVGTVAGAIIGGLVLGVLNNGMNLVGVGTDWQQVIKGLVLLAAVGFDVWNRRRAGV
- the mmsA gene encoding multiple monosaccharide ABC transporter ATP-binding protein, producing the protein MRAIVKTFPGVRALSDVTLSVKRGEVHALCGENGAGKSTLMKVLSGVHPHGTYEGEVLFDGEPCRFKDIRASERHGIVIIHQELALVPYLSIAENIFLGNEPSRRGVIDWREVLRRAAELLRRVGLDEHPETRVADIGVGKQQLVEIAKALAKNVRLLILDEPTAALNDEDSAKLLRLMRELKDQGITSIIISHKLNEIAQIADTVTILRDGHSIETLDVRDPATTEDRIIRGMVGRNLDSRFPDRTPYKGPADVNPVLEIRDWTVRHPLDHSRKVVDRVSLQARRGEIVGVAGLMGAGRTELAMSVFGRSYGRYEQGTVLKDGRAVRTRTVPEAVANGIAYVTEDRKRYGLNLEDSVSRNISLASFRTLARRGIVDAHEERRVAERYRRTMGIKAPNVLEPVGRLSGGNQQKVVLSKWILAGPDVLILDEPTRGVDVGAKFEIYTVIDRLAAEGKAILLISSELPELLGMCDRVYTMAAGRLTGEVAREDATQEVLMRHMTQDIPTPSAVGAGTATPSEGHQE
- a CDS encoding signal peptidase I, producing the protein MDDSVYVGNAGKDAALDRGWLLGHFKDVDDPRHSQAVEIKWGVHPRGDERAQWVEDERRTALLVLVSGRFRVDFPGHSVLLEEQGDYVVWGRDIGHSWFAEEESVLLTVRWPSVPGYAVPEGKRGPLPN